From Syntrophaceae bacterium, one genomic window encodes:
- a CDS encoding PAS domain S-box protein, which produces MTNGRQTIGKIKDPCQQATAVNEEAPSAGKTAQEFRIELFQKYRNTFDRASEAVFILQNGCFAFANRKMSDLLGVPVEELEGLPFPDFVWPADRELIVANYRKRIGGEHVPDSYEFRIVGTGGRSIWVSLSATLLMREKGKTATLYLLTDVTERKKAEEALKQSEAWYRTVFENTGTAIIVVEEDTTISLANTEFEKLSGYSKEEIEGKRHWTEFTAPEDIERMLEQHRLRRETANSASRYYEFRFVDKEGRIRDIALNADLIPGTTKTIASLLDISGLKRAEKALKESEGKYRALMESTSAGIYLIQDNMFIYVNPAFEAITGYTLPELAGIPFWDFIHPDFRELVKGRGTRRQGGTEPPERYEFKIIVKSGDVKWIELSAATIDLTSKPTIMGSMFDITDRKRAEKDLMESEKRFRALCENAPDIIYTLDLSGTVTYANPSWQRILGHGEDELPGRYFTEFAKEEEKRTFRELFKGIRDDGEVFSNHIGVMLASDGAERTFIMNSAIIRDSEDRINGFLGMMKDITELRDMEKKLNQAQKMEAIGTLAGGIAHDFNNLLMGIQGYASLTLLDLEPSHPHYDRLKRIEEQVKSGTDLTGQLLGLARGGRYEVKPSDMNDILTRTSSMFGRTKKEISIHRKFAADLWNVEVDRGQMEQVLMNLYVNAWQAMPGGGEIFLETENVFPDEERTISCAAQPGRYVKIQVTDTGTGMDRKTMERIFDPFFTTKSMGRGTGLGLAMVYGIIKGHSGTIRVESEPGQGSTFIIHLPATDKPVALDKKEIETVTRRGTETILLVEDERTVAEVTRDLLISLGYRVYVAGNGREAIATYKAKKDEIDLVIMDMIMPGLSGGETFDLLREINPEIRIILSSGYSINGQAQDIMDRGCNGFLQKPFYLEQLSRKIRGVLD; this is translated from the coding sequence ATGACAAACGGACGACAAACCATCGGCAAAATCAAGGATCCGTGCCAGCAGGCAACGGCCGTCAACGAGGAGGCGCCTTCGGCCGGGAAAACAGCGCAGGAGTTTCGTATTGAACTGTTTCAGAAATACCGAAATACGTTCGACCGGGCCAGCGAGGCGGTTTTCATCCTACAGAACGGCTGTTTTGCCTTCGCCAACAGAAAGATGTCGGATCTGCTGGGGGTTCCGGTGGAGGAGCTGGAAGGGCTCCCCTTCCCTGATTTCGTCTGGCCCGCGGATCGGGAACTCATCGTGGCAAACTACAGGAAACGCATCGGGGGAGAGCATGTCCCCGACTCCTACGAGTTCCGGATCGTCGGGACAGGTGGCCGATCGATCTGGGTCTCCCTGTCGGCAACCCTGCTGATGCGGGAGAAAGGCAAAACGGCGACGCTATACCTGCTGACGGACGTCACGGAGCGCAAGAAGGCGGAGGAAGCGCTGAAACAATCGGAAGCCTGGTATCGGACGGTTTTCGAAAATACCGGGACGGCGATCATCGTTGTGGAGGAAGACACCACCATCAGCCTGGCCAACACCGAATTCGAGAAACTGTCCGGCTATTCGAAAGAGGAGATCGAGGGGAAACGGCATTGGACGGAATTTACTGCACCGGAAGATATCGAAAGAATGCTGGAGCAGCATCGGCTGCGCCGGGAGACAGCCAATTCCGCCTCCAGATATTACGAATTCCGTTTCGTCGATAAAGAAGGCCGCATCCGGGATATCGCCCTCAACGCGGATCTGATCCCGGGCACGACCAAAACCATTGCCTCGCTTCTCGACATATCGGGCCTCAAACGGGCGGAAAAGGCGCTGAAAGAAAGCGAAGGCAAATACCGGGCTCTGATGGAAAGCACCTCGGCGGGCATCTATCTCATTCAGGATAACATGTTCATCTATGTCAATCCGGCCTTCGAGGCCATCACCGGTTACACCCTGCCAGAACTCGCCGGCATCCCCTTCTGGGACTTCATCCATCCGGATTTCCGAGAACTGGTTAAGGGCAGAGGGACCCGGCGTCAGGGAGGGACGGAACCGCCGGAAAGGTACGAGTTCAAAATCATCGTCAAGAGCGGGGACGTGAAGTGGATCGAGCTGTCCGCCGCGACCATTGATCTGACGAGCAAGCCGACGATCATGGGATCCATGTTCGACATCACTGACCGCAAACGGGCGGAAAAAGACCTGATGGAAAGCGAAAAACGCTTTCGCGCCCTGTGCGAAAACGCCCCGGATATCATCTACACGCTGGATCTGTCGGGGACCGTCACGTACGCGAATCCCTCCTGGCAACGCATCCTGGGCCATGGAGAAGACGAGCTGCCGGGACGTTACTTCACGGAATTCGCCAAGGAGGAAGAAAAAAGAACATTCCGGGAACTGTTCAAAGGCATCCGGGATGACGGCGAAGTCTTCAGCAATCACATCGGTGTGATGCTGGCCAGCGATGGAGCGGAACGAACCTTCATCATGAACAGCGCCATCATCCGCGATTCGGAAGACCGCATCAACGGTTTTCTGGGCATGATGAAAGACATCACCGAACTGCGGGATATGGAAAAGAAGCTCAACCAGGCCCAGAAGATGGAGGCCATCGGCACCCTGGCAGGTGGAATTGCCCACGACTTCAACAACCTGCTCATGGGCATTCAGGGGTATGCGTCCCTGACGCTGCTGGATCTGGAGCCTTCCCACCCCCATTATGACAGGCTCAAACGGATCGAGGAGCAGGTAAAAAGCGGCACAGATCTGACCGGGCAGCTCCTCGGGCTTGCCAGGGGGGGGCGATACGAGGTGAAGCCTTCCGACATGAACGATATCCTCACCAGGACCTCCTCCATGTTCGGCAGAACGAAAAAGGAAATCTCCATCCACCGCAAATTCGCGGCAGACCTCTGGAACGTGGAAGTGGACCGGGGGCAGATGGAGCAGGTGCTCATGAATCTCTATGTGAACGCCTGGCAGGCCATGCCCGGAGGCGGCGAGATCTTCCTGGAAACGGAGAATGTTTTCCCGGACGAAGAACGGACGATCTCCTGTGCCGCTCAACCCGGCAGATATGTGAAGATTCAGGTCACCGACACGGGTACCGGGATGGACCGGAAAACCATGGAGCGAATCTTCGATCCCTTCTTCACCACCAAGTCCATGGGAAGAGGGACCGGTTTGGGACTGGCGATGGTCTATGGAATCATCAAGGGGCACAGCGGCACCATCCGCGTGGAAAGCGAGCCCGGTCAAGGATCGACGTTCATCATCCACCTGCCGGCAACGGATAAGCCGGTTGCCCTGGATAAGAAAGAAATCGAAACGGTCACGAGAAGGGGTACGGAGACGATTCTCTTGGTCGAAGACGAGCGGACGGTGGCCGAGGTGACCCGTGATCTTCTGATTTCCCTGGGATACCGGGTTTATGTGGCCGGGAACGGCCGGGAGGCGATCGCCACTTACAAGGCAAAAAAAGACGAAATCGACCTGGTGATCATGGACATGATCATGCCGGGACTCTCTGGAGGGGAGACGTTCGACCTCCTCCGGGAGATCAATCCCGAAATCAGGATCATTCTTTCCAGCGGTTACAGCATCAACGGCCAGGCCCAGGACATAATGGACCGCGGCTGCAACGGATTCCTCCAGAAGCCCTTTTATCTCGAGCAACTCTCCAGAAAAATCCGGGGGGTGCTGGACTGA
- a CDS encoding virulence protein RhuM/Fic/DOC family protein, translating to MKQRKPGPNILREPPVDYRQAVAIYESPEGVRVDVKLERNSIVAFYATVQEEGRRSVEREIEFCNLFGREKDNSLKGALGAVMQTFDGREVYPGIEEKAASLLYFLIKDHPFLDGNKRIGAALFPWFLEKNDALYGPERTCRFALSRRRIRHSGRRCPRNGT from the coding sequence ATGAAACAAAGGAAACCCGGGCCGAACATCCTGCGCGAGCCCCCGGTGGATTACAGGCAGGCCGTCGCGATCTATGAATCTCCTGAGGGCGTCCGCGTGGACGTGAAACTGGAGCGGAACTCAATCGTTGCATTTTATGCAACAGTTCAAGAAGAGGGGCGGCGCTCCGTCGAGCGGGAGATTGAATTTTGCAACCTCTTCGGCCGGGAGAAAGACAACAGCCTCAAAGGCGCTCTCGGCGCCGTCATGCAGACCTTCGACGGCAGGGAAGTCTATCCCGGCATTGAAGAGAAGGCCGCCAGTCTTCTTTACTTCCTGATCAAGGATCACCCCTTCTTGGACGGCAACAAGCGGATCGGCGCGGCCCTGTTCCCGTGGTTCCTGGAGAAGAACGATGCCCTGTACGGCCCTGAACGTACCTGTAGATTCGCTCTTTCTCGACGAAGGATTCGGCACTCTGGACGAAGATGCCCTCGAAACGGCACTTGA
- a CDS encoding response regulator: MKNDYKTDPAQANILVVDDVPANLTLLTGMLKEKGHRVRPVPSGKLAIKAVEHEKPDLILLDITMPEMDGFEVCRRLKQDVRFRDIPVIFISALTETLDKVKAFGSGGVDYVTKPFQFEEVEARVETHLKLRRYQANLEDLVEEQVQEISASQVSTIFALSKLSESRDKETGKHLERVQIFCRMLAEKLGGEEPYNRVIDSAFIHNIFNASPLHDIGKVASPDRVLLKSGELTEEEFDIMKQHAVVGATTMEAVRDVYPKNTFINMGISIARSHHERWDGKGYPDGLQGEEIPLAARIMAVADVYDALRSCRCYKGPCTRDQACGFIEKGSGVQFDPVVVTAFLTLEEEFDRIGNEMGYA; this comes from the coding sequence ATGAAAAACGATTACAAAACGGATCCGGCCCAGGCCAATATCCTTGTCGTGGACGACGTGCCCGCCAACCTCACCCTCCTCACCGGCATGCTCAAGGAAAAGGGGCATCGTGTGCGACCCGTGCCCAGCGGGAAACTGGCCATCAAGGCCGTGGAGCACGAGAAGCCCGACCTGATCCTCCTCGACATCACCATGCCGGAGATGGACGGTTTCGAGGTCTGCCGAAGGCTGAAGCAGGACGTGCGGTTCCGCGACATCCCCGTCATCTTCATCAGTGCCCTTACGGAAACGCTGGACAAGGTAAAGGCCTTCGGCAGCGGCGGCGTTGATTACGTGACCAAGCCGTTCCAGTTTGAAGAGGTCGAGGCGCGGGTGGAGACCCACCTCAAGCTGCGGCGTTACCAGGCCAACCTGGAAGACCTCGTGGAAGAGCAGGTTCAGGAAATCTCCGCCTCGCAGGTTTCGACGATCTTCGCCCTCTCCAAGCTGTCAGAATCGAGAGACAAAGAAACGGGAAAGCACCTGGAGCGGGTCCAGATCTTCTGCCGGATGCTGGCGGAGAAACTCGGCGGAGAGGAACCGTACAACCGCGTGATCGACAGTGCCTTTATCCACAATATCTTCAACGCCAGCCCGCTGCACGACATCGGCAAAGTTGCCAGCCCCGACCGGGTCCTGCTGAAATCAGGCGAGCTGACCGAAGAGGAGTTCGACATCATGAAGCAGCACGCCGTTGTGGGCGCCACGACCATGGAGGCGGTCCGCGACGTGTACCCCAAAAACACGTTCATCAACATGGGCATCTCCATCGCGCGGAGCCACCACGAGCGCTGGGACGGGAAAGGTTATCCCGACGGGCTCCAGGGAGAGGAGATCCCCCTGGCGGCACGCATCATGGCCGTTGCGGACGTTTACGACGCCCTCCGATCCTGCCGCTGCTACAAGGGGCCTTGCACCCGCGATCAGGCCTGCGGATTCATCGAAAAGGGCAGCGGCGTTCAGTTCGACCCCGTCGTGGTGACCGCCTTCCTGACACTGGAAGAGGAGTTCGACCGGATCGGAAACGAAATGGGGTACGCGTAA
- a CDS encoding PAS domain S-box protein, which produces MNMRQSVRERLRVPYVSWNGPSEYNETFFQELNDQCSRILFLVALIATFALLPYIPIDRQLYPNEPLIIAFRIGFSVVGLTVLILQSFKRFKPYSLLFLIIISGYLEITTAAITGLSKADPAYLGGYLLVTTLLALLPIPRRAAWSILAVSFMVFFSTCFAKGMYFDSVRARYSLNDLLVAVAVVAFFIFLLDRLRFNSWEKSKKIWQQNQALRESEEFSTRLIAAIPDSVIRTNTEGEVLYINDKGLEVSGYRREEIVEQNMLSFIAPEDLEAAIQNTILMMEGPLGPKEYHLILEGGRKSLYEVNGSVLEQEDGTPYGMVYILRDISERRQAEEALRESEEKYRGLFQNALMGIYQSTPEGRFLSANPALARIYGYDSAEELIRSVTDISTQIFMNPADRSEIMRIMDREGFLPAYEVQHQRKDGSPVWLSLHSRAVRNEEGRIIRFDGLAIDISERKRAEEALRESEEKLRLVVETIPRVLSTWDMNLKNTYVSPAVRRMLGYTQEEAVALSLNQWLTPESMGFATKAYQEDLAREQAPDFPGQNVRVLELEAYRKDGSIIPTESTITFLRDAKGAPIGIVMLTTDITERRRAETEKQQAAEALRRSEEKYRLLAENSDDVIWTTDTAMRFTYISPSIRKLRGITVEEALAETLDQAMTPESLKTVLAAYDRFLPDIEQGQNPTARIEIEQYRRDGSTVWVEASMMTMRDDEGRLIGYLGVSRDISERRRAEAEKQEAAEALRRSEENYKFLVENTNDIIWIFDLKDMCYAFCSNSVERILGYTAEETVGMKLEDVFSPETTEAVTAGFRRSVAGKEPSDRIVMEAEHIAKNGDRLWMEISAALKRDEQGRPVAFNGVTRDISERKRAEAEREAAAEALRRSEEKYRLLTENSGDVIYTTDTNLRMTYISPAIQKLRGVTPEEAMGQSFADAMTPESLNVLMEDYFRALPEIEKGGNPTSHLELEQYKKDGSTFWTEVTLSPMRDDMGRMTGIVGVSRDITERKRMEAELKEAEEKYRTILETMDSGYYEVDLKGNMLFCNQALRKFLGYGERELVGLPFSAYMDDEEVKRVYGIFHEVYLSGKPSGDFYWRLTRKNGASAYSAASVYPVRNGQDAIVGFRGTVRDITILKEAKDAADAANRSKSAFLANMSHEIRTPMNAIIGFAQLMDRDPDLSPQSREHLDIINRSGEHLLALINDILEMSKIEAGRATFTPNTFDLQAFLRDIERMFRIRTDSKKLSFLLEEVGPVPRWAVTDEGKLRQILINLLGNAVKFTEEGGIALRIAARTGKEGTVNLRFEVEDTGPGMTEEETSLLFQAFEQTRAGVKSGGTGLGLALSRGFVQVMGGTIAVTSAVGKGTTFHFEIPVREGAEEQVKPKEAKRRVLRLKPGQGEFRVLVADDRDTNRRLLSRLLGPVGFTTREAVNGEDALRAIREWKPRVVLMDMTMPVMDGYEATRIIKASPELKDTAIIAVTASAFEEDRQRIFAAGADGYLSKPFKEEELFENIRRLIGVEYLYDETGALESTPREAGDSEKMRRIIAALAPELVSRMRDAVESADMDLLNELVGRMAAEHPDFTQRMQQMAARYEYEAMIELFSTGA; this is translated from the coding sequence GTGAACATGCGGCAATCCGTCCGGGAGCGCCTACGCGTTCCGTATGTTTCCTGGAATGGTCCGTCCGAGTATAATGAGACATTCTTCCAGGAACTCAACGACCAGTGCAGCCGGATTCTCTTCCTCGTCGCACTGATTGCAACCTTCGCTTTGCTTCCCTATATTCCCATCGACCGGCAGCTTTATCCGAACGAACCGCTCATCATCGCCTTCCGGATCGGCTTTTCGGTGGTGGGCCTGACCGTCCTGATCCTGCAGAGCTTCAAGCGATTCAAGCCCTACAGCCTGCTTTTCCTCATCATCATCAGCGGCTATCTCGAGATCACAACGGCGGCGATCACCGGCCTGTCCAAGGCCGATCCCGCCTATCTCGGCGGCTATCTTCTGGTCACCACGCTGCTGGCCCTCCTGCCGATCCCCCGGCGGGCGGCCTGGTCGATCCTCGCTGTATCGTTCATGGTTTTTTTCAGTACCTGCTTCGCGAAAGGGATGTATTTCGACTCCGTCCGGGCGCGATACAGCCTGAACGACCTCCTGGTCGCCGTCGCAGTCGTGGCGTTCTTCATTTTTCTCCTGGACCGGCTGCGGTTCAACAGCTGGGAAAAATCGAAGAAGATCTGGCAGCAGAACCAGGCGCTCCGGGAGAGCGAGGAATTCTCCACTCGGCTCATCGCGGCCATCCCCGACAGCGTGATCCGCACAAACACCGAGGGCGAGGTTCTCTACATCAACGATAAGGGGCTCGAAGTGAGCGGGTACAGGAGAGAGGAGATCGTCGAGCAGAACATGCTCTCCTTCATTGCCCCCGAGGATCTCGAGGCGGCGATTCAGAACACGATCCTCATGATGGAAGGACCCCTCGGTCCGAAGGAATACCACCTGATCCTGGAAGGGGGCAGGAAGTCTCTGTACGAGGTGAACGGAAGCGTCCTCGAACAGGAAGACGGCACCCCTTATGGCATGGTCTACATCCTTCGCGACATCAGCGAGCGCAGGCAGGCCGAGGAGGCCCTGCGAGAGAGCGAGGAGAAGTACCGGGGCCTCTTCCAGAACGCCCTGATGGGTATTTACCAGTCCACGCCGGAGGGCCGGTTCCTTTCGGCAAATCCGGCCCTGGCCCGCATTTACGGATACGATTCCGCCGAGGAGCTGATCAGATCCGTCACGGATATTTCAACACAGATCTTCATGAATCCCGCCGACCGCAGCGAGATCATGCGCATCATGGACAGGGAGGGCTTCCTCCCGGCCTACGAAGTTCAGCATCAGCGCAAGGACGGCAGCCCCGTCTGGCTGTCTCTGCATTCACGGGCCGTCCGGAACGAGGAAGGCCGCATCATCCGGTTCGACGGACTGGCGATCGACATCAGCGAGCGCAAGCGAGCGGAAGAGGCCCTGCGCGAGAGCGAGGAGAAGCTCCGGCTGGTCGTCGAAACGATCCCCCGCGTCCTCTCGACCTGGGACATGAATCTAAAGAACACCTACGTGAGTCCTGCGGTCCGGCGAATGCTGGGATATACGCAGGAGGAGGCGGTGGCGCTGTCGCTGAATCAATGGCTCACCCCGGAATCGATGGGATTTGCCACGAAGGCCTACCAGGAGGACCTGGCAAGGGAGCAGGCACCGGATTTCCCGGGCCAAAACGTGCGAGTCCTGGAGCTGGAGGCCTATCGCAAGGACGGCTCCATCATCCCGACGGAAAGCACCATCACGTTTCTTCGCGATGCAAAGGGTGCCCCGATCGGCATCGTCATGCTGACAACGGACATTACCGAGCGGAGGAGGGCAGAGACGGAAAAGCAGCAGGCCGCCGAGGCGCTGCGCCGAAGCGAGGAGAAGTACCGGCTTCTCGCCGAAAACAGTGACGACGTGATCTGGACCACCGACACGGCAATGCGCTTCACGTACATCAGCCCCTCCATCCGGAAATTGCGCGGAATCACCGTCGAGGAGGCCCTGGCCGAGACGCTGGACCAAGCGATGACTCCGGAATCGCTGAAAACGGTCCTCGCCGCATACGACCGCTTCCTTCCCGACATCGAGCAGGGACAGAATCCGACGGCGCGCATCGAAATCGAGCAGTACCGCAGGGACGGCTCCACCGTATGGGTTGAGGCCTCCATGATGACCATGCGCGATGACGAAGGGCGCCTGATCGGCTATCTCGGCGTTTCCCGCGACATCAGCGAGCGGAGGCGCGCGGAGGCGGAAAAGCAGGAGGCCGCCGAGGCGCTGCGCCGAAGTGAGGAAAATTACAAATTCCTGGTGGAAAACACGAACGACATCATCTGGATCTTCGACCTGAAGGACATGTGCTACGCGTTCTGCTCGAACTCGGTGGAACGCATTCTCGGATACACTGCCGAGGAGACGGTGGGCATGAAACTGGAGGATGTTTTCTCCCCGGAGACCACGGAGGCCGTGACGGCCGGCTTCAGGAGGAGTGTTGCGGGCAAGGAGCCTTCGGACCGGATCGTGATGGAGGCGGAGCACATCGCCAAGAATGGAGACCGGCTGTGGATGGAGATCAGCGCAGCCCTGAAAAGGGATGAACAGGGCAGGCCCGTCGCCTTCAACGGCGTGACCCGCGACATCTCGGAACGAAAAAGAGCGGAGGCCGAGCGGGAAGCCGCCGCCGAGGCGCTCCGCCGGAGCGAGGAAAAGTACCGGCTCCTCACGGAGAACAGCGGTGACGTGATCTACACAACGGACACGAATCTCCGTATGACTTACATAAGTCCCGCAATACAGAAATTGCGGGGCGTGACTCCCGAGGAGGCCATGGGGCAATCCTTTGCCGATGCCATGACGCCTGAATCACTGAATGTGCTCATGGAGGATTATTTCCGGGCACTTCCCGAAATCGAAAAGGGCGGCAATCCCACTTCACATCTCGAATTGGAGCAGTACAAAAAAGATGGTTCCACCTTCTGGACGGAAGTAACGTTGAGTCCCATGCGTGACGACATGGGACGCATGACCGGCATTGTGGGCGTGTCCCGCGACATCACGGAGAGGAAGCGGATGGAGGCCGAGTTGAAGGAGGCCGAGGAGAAATACCGGACCATTCTCGAGACCATGGACAGCGGCTACTATGAGGTCGACCTGAAGGGCAACATGCTCTTCTGCAATCAGGCCCTGCGGAAATTCCTGGGTTACGGGGAGAGGGAACTGGTGGGACTCCCGTTCAGCGCCTACATGGACGACGAAGAAGTCAAACGCGTTTACGGGATTTTCCACGAAGTCTACCTGAGCGGCAAACCCTCCGGGGACTTCTACTGGCGGCTGACCAGGAAAAACGGAGCCAGCGCCTACTCGGCCGCCTCCGTCTATCCCGTGAGAAACGGTCAGGACGCGATTGTCGGCTTCCGCGGAACCGTCCGGGACATTACCATCCTGAAAGAGGCCAAGGATGCGGCCGACGCGGCCAACCGCTCCAAGAGCGCCTTCCTGGCGAACATGTCCCACGAGATCCGGACGCCCATGAACGCCATCATCGGCTTCGCCCAGCTCATGGATCGGGACCCGGACCTCTCGCCGCAGTCGAGGGAGCACCTCGACATCATCAACCGCAGCGGCGAGCACCTGCTTGCGCTCATCAACGACATCCTGGAAATGTCCAAGATCGAGGCCGGGCGCGCGACCTTCACGCCGAACACCTTCGACCTGCAGGCCTTCCTCCGGGACATCGAGCGGATGTTCCGCATCCGGACAGACTCAAAAAAACTGAGCTTCCTGCTGGAGGAGGTAGGACCCGTCCCCCGCTGGGCGGTCACGGACGAAGGGAAACTCCGCCAGATCCTCATCAACCTCCTGGGGAACGCGGTGAAATTCACCGAGGAGGGCGGCATCGCCCTGCGCATCGCCGCCCGGACCGGAAAGGAAGGCACGGTGAATCTCCGCTTCGAGGTGGAGGATACGGGGCCCGGCATGACCGAGGAGGAAACGAGCCTTCTCTTCCAAGCCTTCGAGCAGACCCGGGCCGGGGTCAAGAGCGGCGGAACCGGACTGGGACTGGCCTTGAGCCGGGGATTCGTCCAGGTCATGGGGGGAACCATCGCGGTGACCAGCGCCGTCGGCAAGGGAACGACCTTCCACTTCGAGATTCCCGTCCGGGAAGGAGCAGAGGAACAGGTGAAGCCGAAGGAAGCGAAGCGGCGCGTCCTTCGCCTAAAGCCCGGCCAGGGCGAGTTCCGCGTTCTCGTGGCGGACGACAGGGACACGAACCGCCGGCTGCTTTCCCGGCTGCTCGGCCCCGTCGGATTCACCACGCGGGAGGCGGTCAACGGGGAGGACGCCCTGCGGGCGATCCGGGAGTGGAAGCCCCGGGTGGTCCTCATGGACATGACCATGCCCGTCATGGACGGCTATGAGGCCACGCGCATCATCAAGGCGTCGCCGGAACTGAAGGATACGGCGATCATCGCCGTCACGGCCAGCGCCTTCGAGGAAGACCGGCAGCGGATCTTCGCCGCCGGGGCCGACGGGTACCTGTCGAAACCGTTCAAGGAAGAGGAACTGTTCGAAAACATCCGCCGGCTCATCGGGGTGGAGTATCTGTACGATGAGACGGGCGCTCTTGAATCAACACCGCGCGAAGCGGGCGATTCCGAGAAGATGCGCCGGATCATCGCCGCCCTTGCCCCGGAGTTGGTCTCCCGGATGCGGGATGCCGTGGAGAGTGCCGACATGGACCTCTTGAACGAACTGGTCGGACGAATGGCGGCGGAACATCCGGATTTCACACAGCGGATGCAGCAAATGGCCGCCCGTTACGAATATGAAGCAATGATTGAGCTTTTTTCCACCGGAGCATAA